In Terriglobus aquaticus, the genomic window CCTGAGTTCGGGGGGAATGTCGGAGTTCGCTGCCCGTTACCGCGCAGCACGATCGCGCTGACGCGATCAACGTTCCTCACAGTACGGTCATGTACCTGCCGTGGCAACGGCGAAATTCAGGCGAAACCAGCCCGACGCGATAGGCCAAACTTTCCTACGTCCGCCGAAGCTCTCCCGATACAGGCACTTACCTTCTGCAAGGGATGTGGAAAGCCGCAGGATCACGGACGGAGAAAGCGTCCGGTTGCAACGGGGATGGTGCAGCCGCGAACGCGCACTCGGCACACTCGCCCGGTGTCAAGAGCCGCCTGGACGAGAATGCGGCTGGGGCGATGGACAAACCTGCCCTGCAGGATCGTGACCGCTGTTTCCGGCGGCGCGGCACCGTGCTCGACCAGGTAGCTGATGGCACAACCCGCCGCCGAACCGGTTGCCGGGTCTTCCCCGCCGTAGAGCGGAAGGCGCGCATGCCACGTGTGCTCATCGTGCTGTGCCAGGAAGTAGACGAACTTTGCAGATGTCGCGGACCGCAGAGTCTTCTCCCGCGCGGGGTCGGGTTCTAGCGCGGCCAGCGCTTCGAAAGAGGCGAGCGGAACGACGAGCACCGGCAGGCCCGTGCTGACGATCTGCGGTGGCAAGTGCGGGTGGAGCTCAAGCGTATCTAGCCCGAGGTCGCGATGGAGGTCACCGGGGCCGATGGTGTCCAGAAAGATGGGCTCGGGCTGCTCCATCTCTGCCGTGATGGCCGCTGCGGGATCGGATGAATGCGACTGAGGGAAGCGCACGAGCACTGGCCCCACGTTCAGGTGCAGGATGATCTTCTCCGCGTCGGCGAGCTCGGGCCGGATGGCGCGAAGCCAGCTTGCTGTGCCTAGCGTGGGATGCCCGGCGAACGGCAGCTCCTCCTGCGTGGTGAAGATGCGAACGCGAATGCCCTGCTGCTCTTCCACGGCGCGGTCGCGGGGGAAGACGAACGTGGTCTCCGACAGATTGGTCTCGCGTGCGATCGCCTGCATCTCCGCATCGGTGAGACCGGTCGCGTCGGGAAAGACGGCGAGCATGTTGCCCTGATAGGGCGCGTCGGCAAAGACGTCCACCTGCGCCCAGTCGAGCCAAGCCGCGGTGTCGTTCGCATCCGGGCGCGAGTTTGACATGAAAAGCCTCCCTCGCTATGGTTGCAGCAGATGAAGCATTTCACCACCGCCGACTTCGTGCTCTGCTGCCGCTGCTGTTGCCGCGGAACGGCACGGCCGTCGGTCTGATCGCTTCGACACAGGATTGCACCCGCCGGCCCGCTCAAGCATCAGCTTAGTGGGCTTTCGTTTTTGCGCCAGGCTCATCGAAGCCCCCGAACACAGATCGCCTGGCAAGTCGCACTTCACTTCGCGAGAGGAACTCATGTCACTGCGCATCAACGACACCGCGCCCGACTTCACCGCAGAAACCACCCAGGGTCCCATTCATTTTCATGAGTGGATTGGCGATGGCTGGGCCGTTCTGTTCAGCCACCCCAAAGACTTTACGCCGGTTTGCACCACGGAGCTGGGCGCGATGGCTGGGCTGGAAGCGGAGTTCGCCAAGCGCGGCGCCAAGGTGATTGGTCTGAGCGTTGATCCCGTTGACAGCCATGCCAAGTGGGCGAAGGACATCGAGGACGTAGGCGGGCATCCTGTGACCTACCCGATGATCGGTGACCCGGAGCTGAAGATCGCGAAGCTGTACGACATGCTGGCCGCAGATGCTGGAGAGACCAGCGAAGGCCGCACGCCCGCGCTGAATGCTCCGGTGCGCACGGTGTTTGTCATTGGCCCGGACAAGAAGATCAAACTGCACCTGGCGTATCCGATGACCACGGGTCGCAACTTCGACGAGATCCTGCGCGTACTCGACTCCATGCAGTTGACGGCGAAGCACAAGGTGGCCACGCCGGCGAACTGGAAGCAGGGCGACGATGTGATCATCACCGCCGCGGTTTCCAACGAGGAAGCGGACAAGAGCTTCCCCGGCTACAAGACGGTGAAGCCGTACCTGCGCACGGCGGCCCAGCCGCAGTCGTAAGCAGATTCGGGGCTCCGGCCCCGCATTGAGCACCGGTGGCGAAGTGGCTAACGCGCTGGTCTGCAAAACCAGTATTCGCCGGTTCAATCCCGGCCCGGTGCTCCAAACTTCAGCAGGCAGAAAGGCTCCTCCTCACGAGGAGCCTTTCTGCTGTGCGGCTGTGGAGACGACAGCTTCGCGCCAGGAGTCATCCTGTGCCGACGGTGCAAAGGTGATGTGCGTCTCATAGAACATGCTGCGCTCTCGTCTGCTGCTCCCGTTCATTTGCCTCCCGTGTGTTTGCACGCCGTTGCTTCGCAGCCAGGCTGCCCTGGGTTCCGCAGACCAGAGCCTCGGCATCGTCAATGTGCGTTCGGCAAGATTTGGTGCGCGGGCCGATGGCAAAGCCGATGACACCGCTGCGCTGAATACCGCACTCGCGGAAGCACGGCGCCTGCGTGCGCTAGTCTTCGTTCCCGCCGGTGACTACCGGTTGACTGCAACACTCGACGTCACCGGCCTAGAGATCGTTGGTGCAGGACGGGAGAACACGGTGCTGCACCTCGACGGGGCGGTGCAGCAGAATGCGGTGGTTAGCCGGGGCAATACGATGCTGCGCGACATCGGCATTCACGGTGGTTGGGACGGGCGTACCCGCGGCCTGAAAGGATCGGGCTTTGCCATGCTGTCGGACCCGAACGCGAAGCCGCCCTACTTCGGCTATGACACGCGGCTGGACAACGTCTCGATCCAGTACACGAAGGAGGATTGCATCTTCATTGAACAGGGCGGATACGAAAGCCTGCACAACGTGAAATGCAACGCTTCCGGGCAGAACAGCCTGGTGATGGAAAGCGACAAGAACCCCGGCATGGCGACAACGACGGTGAACGTGGATGGGATGTCCACCTTCAGCGATACCTATGGTTACGCAGTGTTCATTCACGATGGACAGACCATCAGCTTCAGCGGCCGAACCACCATGGAGAATACGGACGGCATTCGGCTGACCGGCGGGGATGGCCGCACCTTGAAGCTGTCTGGCATTCACCAGGAAAATACACGCACAGGCAAGTTCCTGACTGCGGCCGATTCCGGCGGCATCGGCCTGACTCTCACGGACAATTTCATGGCTGGCACGCCGGTGTTCCCGGAACCTTCGGGTGAGTTGACGCACTGGGGCAACGTGACTACCGACGCCAATGCACTTGGCGGTACCTACAGCACAGGCATGCCCACGGCAGTGCGGACGATGAACGCGCCCGATGGTGAACCTGTAGAGATTGTGCCGGGTGGGTGGCGGGTCGGCCCAGCTGGTCCGACCGTCATCGGCCTCCTGGATCATCCTGCGGGGGCGGCGTGGTCGGCGAGACTGACCGGGCACTGGATGGCGGGTGACGGCACGCCCAAGGTCGCGCACGAATTCCTGGTGAGCAACCTGCATCCGGTGGTGCAGGTGGGTGCCACATCGTTTCGGCTAAGTCTGAATGCGAGTGGCCGCCTCCAGGTCAACGTGACCCCACCTCCCGGAGACACGGGGCCGTTTGAGTTCCTCGGCACAGTGGAACTGATCGTGGATCGTCACCATGGAGCTAACCAGGACGTCGCGATCGAAACGCCGTCTGCCGCACGGCTGGGAACGGTCCGCGTGAACTCGTTGGCTGGCAAGGGAACGTCCGAAGTGTGCGTCAGCGAGGATGGAACGCTTTATCGCTGCAAGAAGTAAGCGGGCTCATTTCTGCAGCATCATGCGGGCTGCCATGATGAGCAGAACGACCGCGAACCCACGGCGCAGCAACGTCTGCGGCAGATGTTGGGCAAACCGTCCACCGACGAACGCGCCCATCGCGAGACCGATCGCCAGGGTCGCGCCGAGCCGCCAGTTCACATTCCCGGCGCGGGCATAGCTCCACAGCGGAGCGATCCAAAGCGGGATCAGCGCGATGAAGAGTGACGTTCCCTGCGCACGAAGCTGGGTCAAGCCAAAGACGTAGACCAGCGTGGGGATGATGAAGGCGCCACTGGTTCCAGTCAGGCCGACCAGGACGCCAACCAGCGCTCCCACAACAACGACCAGCCACGCTGCGGGAGCGGTCATCATCGTCCGAAGCGCACCACGACTTCCGTTCCCACAGGGACCATGGTTCCGGCAGCGGGCATCTGTTCGCGCGCCAGACCGCTGCCGACAGGCTGAACACGCAGGCCTGCTACGCCTGCCTTTTCAATCACGGTGCGCAGAGCGCTTCCATCAAACACCGGTACGGCAACCTTGCGACTCGCATCCACGACGACAGCGCCATCGGAGCGAACCGTGGTGGAAGGCTGCGGCTTCGGCATGGGACGGACGTTCGCTTCCTCCGGCATAAACGACGATCCGCCGTGCTCGCGGAATGCCTGCATGATCTTGTCCGGCAAGGCCGCAAAGATTGCGGCTGCCTTGCTGGACGAGGTTGGTGTACTTACAACCTGCGCGGTCTGAACGGGCTTCGCGGTTGCAGTCTGGTCTCCATGCAACGGATCGTCAGCGGGTAACGCGTTCGCTTCCGCAAAGAGTGCAGCCAGATCGCCGGTCTCTTCCGAGGGTGCGTCTTCCGCAAGTTCTGCCGCGGGATGCGCCGGCTCATCGCCCGGCTTCACCGGATGGAGCGGGCGGTCGTGGGGCACGCCAAGGTACTCCAGCACCTCTTGCGCGACCTGCTGGAATACCGGCGCACTCGTTTCCGCACCGTAGCGCGAGCCGACTGTGGGCGTGTCGATGACGACTGCGATCGAGATCGCAGGATTGTTCACGGGAGCGATCCCGGCAAAGCTGGCGACCAGCTTGGTATGGGAGTACGTGTGCGTAACGGGATCGACCTTGTTCGCGGTACCGGTCTTGCCGCCTGCGCTGTAGCCGTTCAGCGCGGCCTTCTTACCGGTTCCCTCCACGACGACGCCTTCCATGATGTCGCGCATCTTGGCGGCCGTCAGCTCACTGATGACGCGGTGTGCTCCGTCCGGCAGCTTCGCCGGCAACGACGTGGTGGGATGAAACGCCGCAGGCTGCAGCCGCGGATCACCCTTCACATAATCACTAGCGTTCAGCAGAACGTGCGGCGGCAGATAGGTCCCACCATTCGCAATGGTCGACACCATGGTGACGAGTTGGATCGGCGTAACGCCCACCTCCTGCCCGATGGAGATGGACAGGATGCTGGGCGCGTCCCACTTCTTCGGCGGACGCAAAAGACCACGGGTTTCGCTCGGAAGCTCAATACCGGAACGATCGCCGAAACCGAACGAACGGATGTAATCGTAGAAGCGCTGATTGCCAAGCTTCAGCGCCATTTTTGCCGCGCCAACGTCGCTGGAGTGCTCGAGAGCATACTTCACCGTGACGCGGCCGAAGTGGTCAGACTTATCATCGTGCAGGGTGCGACCGAACAGAGTGAAGGCACCGCCCTGGCAATCCACGATGTCGGTCGGCTGCACGCCCGCGCCATCAATCGCAGAGGCATAGGTAAGCAGCTTGAAGGTGCTGCCTGGCTCGTAGACGTCGCTCACTGCAAGGTTCTTCAGGATCGACGGATCCTGGTGCTTCAGATCGTTCGGGTTGTAGCGAGGGGCGATGGCGAGCGCGAGGATCTGGCCTGTGTGCGGATCCTGCACGACTACGGTGCCGTGTGCGGCCTTCATCTTCTCCATTTGCGCATCCAGCGCGCGCTCTGCAATGTGCTGGATGTTGGTGTCGATGGTGAGCACCAGATTCTCACCGGGCAGAGGCTCGCGCTCTTCGGATCCGAGAGCGTGGCGCTTGGCATCGACTGCGGTCAGCACATGGCCGGGTGCGCCGTGCAGTTCGTCCTCGAACTCGCGCTCCAGGCCGCCCAGGCCGGTGTCGTCCATCCCGACATATCCAAGCGTTTGCGACGCCAGGTCGCTATTCGGATAGAAACGCTTGTATTCCTTCTGTAGGTACACGCCCTTCAGGTTCAGTTCGCGAATGCGCTGCACCTGCTCGGGCGTCAGCTTGCGGGCGATCCAGGCAAAGTTGCGCGACGCATTCAGGCGGGCCAGGATGGAACCGCGAGCCGTGAAAGTGTCGGTCGGGTCCACGTGAACGATGCCGGAGATGATGTCGGCCACATTCTCGCGGTTGTCGCCCAGTTCGCTTGGAACCGCGTAGACCGATTCGGCGAGTACGGTCACCGCGAGCTCGCGGAGGTTGCGGTCATACAGCACGCCGCGGCGAGGCGCGACTTCAAATGTGCGCTGCTGCTGCTTGGCTGCGCGCTCTACCCAGTCGTGATGCTTGACCAGTTGGATCCAGACCAGACGGCCGCAGATGATCGCGATCCACGCCATGAAGAACACTGCGACCTGCGCAAAGCGTTTGCGACGGATGGGCGCGGTGAGTGGCTGGCGGGACTGCGTCTGCATGGGTGGAAGCTCCGGAACGCGGAAAGGTGCCACCAGCTTATGGTGGCCCGCCCGGTAAGAGAAAGCTCCGATTCGGAACTATGAGAGAAGCGCGAACCTTTACAGGTTCGCGCCTGGAACAAGGAGCAGTGCTGTAGGTTACCGGCTCAACTGCGCCGGCACCTTCGCCTCGGCGAGTACGCCCTCGCCACCCGTATAGGTGAGCTCTGGACGGATCACCTGGCCTGGCTGCGGCATGTCAAGACCAAGCTGCTTCGCGATGCGATCGA contains:
- a CDS encoding PhzF family phenazine biosynthesis protein — its product is MSNSRPDANDTAAWLDWAQVDVFADAPYQGNMLAVFPDATGLTDAEMQAIARETNLSETTFVFPRDRAVEEQQGIRVRIFTTQEELPFAGHPTLGTASWLRAIRPELADAEKIILHLNVGPVLVRFPQSHSSDPAAAITAEMEQPEPIFLDTIGPGDLHRDLGLDTLELHPHLPPQIVSTGLPVLVVPLASFEALAALEPDPAREKTLRSATSAKFVYFLAQHDEHTWHARLPLYGGEDPATGSAAGCAISYLVEHGAAPPETAVTILQGRFVHRPSRILVQAALDTGRVCRVRVRGCTIPVATGRFLRP
- a CDS encoding peroxiredoxin, with amino-acid sequence MSLRINDTAPDFTAETTQGPIHFHEWIGDGWAVLFSHPKDFTPVCTTELGAMAGLEAEFAKRGAKVIGLSVDPVDSHAKWAKDIEDVGGHPVTYPMIGDPELKIAKLYDMLAADAGETSEGRTPALNAPVRTVFVIGPDKKIKLHLAYPMTTGRNFDEILRVLDSMQLTAKHKVATPANWKQGDDVIITAAVSNEEADKSFPGYKTVKPYLRTAAQPQS
- a CDS encoding glycoside hydrolase family 55 protein is translated as MLRSRLLLPFICLPCVCTPLLRSQAALGSADQSLGIVNVRSARFGARADGKADDTAALNTALAEARRLRALVFVPAGDYRLTATLDVTGLEIVGAGRENTVLHLDGAVQQNAVVSRGNTMLRDIGIHGGWDGRTRGLKGSGFAMLSDPNAKPPYFGYDTRLDNVSIQYTKEDCIFIEQGGYESLHNVKCNASGQNSLVMESDKNPGMATTTVNVDGMSTFSDTYGYAVFIHDGQTISFSGRTTMENTDGIRLTGGDGRTLKLSGIHQENTRTGKFLTAADSGGIGLTLTDNFMAGTPVFPEPSGELTHWGNVTTDANALGGTYSTGMPTAVRTMNAPDGEPVEIVPGGWRVGPAGPTVIGLLDHPAGAAWSARLTGHWMAGDGTPKVAHEFLVSNLHPVVQVGATSFRLSLNASGRLQVNVTPPPGDTGPFEFLGTVELIVDRHHGANQDVAIETPSAARLGTVRVNSLAGKGTSEVCVSEDGTLYRCKK
- a CDS encoding sulfite exporter TauE/SafE family protein; the encoded protein is MMTAPAAWLVVVVGALVGVLVGLTGTSGAFIIPTLVYVFGLTQLRAQGTSLFIALIPLWIAPLWSYARAGNVNWRLGATLAIGLAMGAFVGGRFAQHLPQTLLRRGFAVVLLIMAARMMLQK
- a CDS encoding penicillin-binding transpeptidase domain-containing protein; this encodes MQTQSRQPLTAPIRRKRFAQVAVFFMAWIAIICGRLVWIQLVKHHDWVERAAKQQQRTFEVAPRRGVLYDRNLRELAVTVLAESVYAVPSELGDNRENVADIISGIVHVDPTDTFTARGSILARLNASRNFAWIARKLTPEQVQRIRELNLKGVYLQKEYKRFYPNSDLASQTLGYVGMDDTGLGGLEREFEDELHGAPGHVLTAVDAKRHALGSEEREPLPGENLVLTIDTNIQHIAERALDAQMEKMKAAHGTVVVQDPHTGQILALAIAPRYNPNDLKHQDPSILKNLAVSDVYEPGSTFKLLTYASAIDGAGVQPTDIVDCQGGAFTLFGRTLHDDKSDHFGRVTVKYALEHSSDVGAAKMALKLGNQRFYDYIRSFGFGDRSGIELPSETRGLLRPPKKWDAPSILSISIGQEVGVTPIQLVTMVSTIANGGTYLPPHVLLNASDYVKGDPRLQPAAFHPTTSLPAKLPDGAHRVISELTAAKMRDIMEGVVVEGTGKKAALNGYSAGGKTGTANKVDPVTHTYSHTKLVASFAGIAPVNNPAISIAVVIDTPTVGSRYGAETSAPVFQQVAQEVLEYLGVPHDRPLHPVKPGDEPAHPAAELAEDAPSEETGDLAALFAEANALPADDPLHGDQTATAKPVQTAQVVSTPTSSSKAAAIFAALPDKIMQAFREHGGSSFMPEEANVRPMPKPQPSTTVRSDGAVVVDASRKVAVPVFDGSALRTVIEKAGVAGLRVQPVGSGLAREQMPAAGTMVPVGTEVVVRFGR